The following proteins are co-located in the Micromonospora coriariae genome:
- a CDS encoding discoidin domain-containing protein has translation MRRVPLWAALAALVVGGAVGVPSPAHAASPVLPGNEGDVGVYTNGQNHAMEIGDPTYSNVGDVANQLKPGVPFTAGNMHQSIFEKDLAAGGTDYYLDRVLGVPGTIGSAVLMTRGRSLYMRGASNNNFTVMGFAGSAYVGGPNNLGNLYTVTVPGQTVTEVNANRFNAPSHAKSRYTIGTTGVTANQTKFITEDNVAVTALDFDNPGDAPATLTVRAASPLATQAGPGAAALTGTRTITSGANNGLVDTAWDSIRVDLTGAGFSRTGANLDREITVPAGGSVSLSVVGAVSSAGLTRTVPSYQEYAEMPPATAVRTGITAFNRRWAQDVPYINVPDPALEKAIVYRWWGERYNTLDANAPGHVYQYPTTIEGVNLYQNAVALTQPMHLQDTKWLRTPYLPYGQVLNIGELSGSSAFLDSPGHTSWNNHYSQYIGTAGLEAYNVHGGGKEIARKFARYFEGDGVGQLEHYDGNDDKLIAYDTNYMPGNDADAITFGYPKANAGAPGARTIERPESAYVWGAFDAARQLYQLAGADQGKVDEMAGGADAIRAEILDRLWSTDMRMFLAGTSHGATSAASANGRPNPLPASARDLIPARESNLYDVYAENLIPFDQWQNYVDGFRFLTYGDNFPIFPFYTANQYDRTAYGIGGSNNFSNINFTVQYRGVRSALRHYDPEQKYITPAYAKRLLDWMAWSIYPNADLRAPNQAEYYSNWNPTAKTYNRNNPNHVMLGNMNYIFVEDMAGLQPRSDDKIELSPIKFGYDHFMANNLRYHGQDVTIVWDPDGSNYGLGAGYSLFLNGEKKVSADKLGKLTYDPRTNQVQVEAGLTVTFTATTGANVPSAVDTPIEDTRVVEYLKTAGIDLTEDAPNLATGANLSSSYTQQGVRPTPWRQFHTPGWSTTSMNYTPGAIKETERPVSLAAVTDGVTANEPYWGNYGTTDKNGYIELDLGSAKSFDNVKVYAVSDRQAGGYREPARWWVQVPDGDGGWKEVPGQFKNPTVPSAKFNEALFDTVTSNKLRIAFTNNPTFYTAISEIQVFDSGRDVPEVSNQAPVVTAARDGSADGNLSTRLAGTASDDGIPYDSELTFGWETVSAPPGAGVIFSDPKALTTRVTGTVEGDYVFRLFANDGEKRSEVTVAVTLAKREVVAEFGSSATVSTSGTASWENHQRVKENTTPNSSNPGAGNGWGNWGQTQNGTSPEREAWIQYRWTAPVRLSSTDIYWYDDNGGTRRPTGTTYAIESSADGTTWTAVTLTGDSTYAGGLTTNVYNHFDFQPVTTSYLRIRIWGLMGSGAGTGVLRWRANGETVDSVRSPVLIRTAVGDVPTLPSALDAVYASGARGTVAFNWQEITPAMVAETNVEPFVVYGTNDAYGLIAEARVYVRPETAPGGISIQGAETFERAVDVGELPHLPDKVEVSYNDGSRDNQAIGVDWQFDEDVVDTPGRYTIIGNLILPDYVSQAGATRTTLTLTVGDPPQTPTWDVEAQARTQCVGTRAYVSVNARNAEDVPLTIELITPYGSRTVSGVAPGKSAYQAFTTRAESVPAGVATVKATGSVDGQPVTVAFEAPFGALACG, from the coding sequence GTGAGGAGGGTGCCCCTCTGGGCCGCCCTGGCCGCGCTGGTGGTGGGAGGGGCGGTCGGCGTACCGTCTCCGGCCCACGCCGCCAGCCCGGTCCTGCCGGGCAACGAGGGTGACGTCGGGGTCTACACCAACGGCCAGAACCATGCCATGGAGATCGGCGACCCGACCTACAGCAACGTCGGCGATGTCGCCAACCAGCTCAAGCCCGGTGTGCCGTTCACCGCGGGGAACATGCACCAGTCGATCTTCGAAAAGGACCTGGCCGCCGGCGGCACGGACTACTACCTCGACCGCGTGCTGGGCGTCCCCGGAACGATCGGGTCTGCGGTGCTGATGACCCGCGGCCGCTCTCTCTACATGCGCGGCGCGAGCAACAACAACTTCACCGTCATGGGCTTCGCCGGCAGCGCGTACGTCGGTGGCCCCAACAACCTCGGCAACCTGTACACCGTCACGGTGCCCGGGCAGACCGTCACCGAGGTCAACGCCAACCGGTTCAACGCGCCGAGCCACGCGAAGAGCCGGTACACGATCGGGACCACCGGAGTCACCGCCAACCAGACCAAGTTCATCACCGAGGACAACGTCGCCGTCACCGCCCTCGACTTCGACAACCCCGGCGACGCGCCGGCCACCCTCACCGTCCGCGCCGCGTCCCCGCTGGCCACCCAGGCCGGGCCCGGCGCCGCCGCGCTGACCGGCACGCGCACCATCACCAGCGGCGCCAACAACGGGCTCGTCGACACCGCCTGGGACTCGATCAGGGTCGACCTCACCGGTGCCGGCTTCAGCCGTACCGGAGCGAACCTGGACCGCGAGATCACCGTGCCGGCCGGCGGGTCGGTGTCGCTGTCCGTGGTCGGCGCCGTCTCGTCGGCCGGCCTGACCAGGACCGTGCCGAGCTACCAGGAGTACGCCGAGATGCCTCCGGCCACGGCCGTCCGCACCGGCATCACCGCCTTCAACCGCCGCTGGGCGCAGGACGTGCCCTACATCAACGTGCCCGACCCCGCCCTGGAGAAGGCCATCGTCTACCGCTGGTGGGGTGAGCGGTACAACACCCTCGACGCCAACGCGCCCGGCCACGTCTACCAGTACCCCACGACGATCGAGGGGGTGAACCTCTACCAGAACGCCGTCGCGCTGACCCAGCCGATGCACCTGCAGGACACCAAGTGGCTGCGCACGCCCTACCTGCCGTACGGCCAGGTCCTCAACATCGGCGAGCTGTCCGGCTCCTCGGCCTTCCTGGACAGTCCGGGGCACACGAGCTGGAACAACCACTACTCGCAGTACATCGGCACCGCCGGACTCGAGGCCTACAACGTGCACGGCGGTGGCAAGGAGATCGCCCGGAAGTTCGCCCGCTACTTCGAGGGCGACGGCGTCGGCCAGCTCGAGCACTACGACGGCAACGACGACAAGCTCATCGCCTACGACACCAACTACATGCCGGGCAACGACGCCGACGCGATCACCTTCGGCTACCCGAAGGCCAACGCCGGCGCGCCCGGGGCACGCACCATCGAGCGCCCCGAGTCCGCGTACGTGTGGGGCGCGTTCGACGCCGCCCGCCAGCTCTACCAGCTCGCCGGCGCCGACCAGGGCAAGGTCGACGAGATGGCCGGCGGCGCCGACGCCATCCGCGCGGAGATCCTCGACCGGCTGTGGAGCACCGACATGCGGATGTTCCTCGCCGGCACGTCGCACGGCGCCACCAGCGCGGCCAGCGCCAACGGCCGACCCAACCCGCTGCCCGCGTCGGCCCGCGACCTGATCCCGGCCCGCGAATCGAACCTCTACGACGTCTACGCCGAGAACCTCATCCCGTTCGACCAGTGGCAGAACTACGTCGACGGGTTCCGCTTCCTGACCTACGGCGACAACTTCCCGATCTTCCCGTTCTACACCGCCAACCAGTACGACCGGACCGCCTACGGGATCGGCGGCTCCAACAACTTCTCCAACATCAACTTCACAGTGCAGTATCGCGGTGTCCGCTCGGCGCTGCGCCACTACGACCCCGAGCAGAAGTACATCACCCCGGCGTACGCCAAGCGGCTGCTGGACTGGATGGCCTGGAGCATCTACCCGAACGCGGACCTGCGCGCCCCGAACCAGGCGGAGTACTACTCCAACTGGAACCCGACCGCGAAGACCTACAACCGCAACAACCCGAACCACGTGATGCTCGGCAACATGAACTACATCTTCGTCGAGGACATGGCCGGCCTCCAGCCGCGCTCCGACGACAAGATCGAGCTGTCGCCGATCAAGTTCGGCTACGACCACTTCATGGCCAACAACCTGCGCTACCACGGGCAGGACGTCACCATCGTCTGGGACCCCGACGGCAGCAACTACGGCCTGGGCGCCGGCTACAGCCTCTTCCTGAACGGGGAGAAGAAGGTCAGCGCCGACAAGCTCGGCAAGCTCACCTACGACCCGCGCACCAACCAGGTCCAGGTTGAGGCCGGCCTGACCGTCACGTTCACCGCGACGACCGGGGCCAACGTCCCGAGCGCGGTCGACACCCCGATCGAGGACACCCGCGTCGTCGAGTACCTGAAGACGGCCGGCATCGACCTCACCGAGGACGCGCCGAACCTGGCGACGGGCGCCAACCTCAGCTCGTCGTACACGCAGCAGGGCGTGCGGCCGACGCCGTGGCGGCAGTTCCACACGCCCGGCTGGAGCACCACCTCGATGAACTACACACCCGGCGCCATCAAGGAGACCGAGCGGCCGGTGTCGCTCGCGGCCGTGACCGACGGCGTCACCGCCAACGAGCCGTACTGGGGGAACTACGGCACGACCGACAAGAACGGTTACATCGAGCTGGACCTCGGGTCGGCCAAATCCTTCGACAACGTCAAGGTGTACGCCGTCAGCGACCGCCAGGCCGGTGGCTACCGCGAGCCCGCGCGCTGGTGGGTGCAGGTGCCCGACGGCGACGGCGGCTGGAAGGAGGTACCGGGCCAGTTCAAGAACCCGACAGTCCCGTCAGCGAAGTTCAACGAGGCGCTGTTCGACACCGTGACGTCGAACAAGCTGCGCATCGCGTTCACCAACAACCCGACGTTCTACACGGCGATCTCCGAGATCCAGGTCTTCGACTCGGGACGCGACGTACCCGAGGTCTCCAACCAGGCCCCCGTGGTCACCGCCGCGCGCGACGGCTCGGCGGACGGCAACCTGTCCACCAGGCTGGCCGGCACGGCGTCCGACGACGGCATCCCCTACGACAGCGAGCTCACCTTCGGCTGGGAGACCGTCTCGGCCCCGCCCGGAGCGGGCGTCATCTTCTCCGACCCGAAGGCGCTGACCACCCGCGTGACCGGCACGGTCGAGGGTGACTACGTGTTCCGGCTCTTCGCCAACGACGGCGAGAAGCGGTCCGAGGTGACCGTGGCGGTGACCCTCGCCAAGCGGGAGGTGGTCGCCGAGTTCGGCTCCTCGGCCACGGTCAGCACCAGCGGCACCGCGTCGTGGGAGAACCACCAGCGGGTCAAGGAGAACACCACCCCGAACAGCTCGAACCCGGGTGCCGGGAACGGCTGGGGCAACTGGGGCCAGACACAGAACGGCACCAGCCCGGAGCGGGAGGCGTGGATCCAGTACCGGTGGACCGCACCGGTGCGGCTGTCGTCGACCGACATCTACTGGTACGACGACAACGGCGGCACCCGCCGGCCCACGGGCACGACGTACGCGATCGAGAGCTCCGCGGACGGCACCACCTGGACGGCGGTCACCCTCACCGGGGACTCGACGTACGCCGGTGGGCTCACCACCAACGTCTACAACCACTTCGACTTCCAACCGGTCACGACCAGCTATCTGCGCATCCGCATCTGGGGCCTCATGGGCAGCGGCGCGGGCACCGGCGTGCTGCGCTGGCGCGCCAACGGCGAGACCGTAGACTCGGTGCGCTCTCCGGTGCTCATCCGGACCGCGGTGGGTGACGTGCCCACCCTGCCGAGCGCGCTCGACGCGGTCTACGCCAGCGGTGCTCGCGGCACAGTCGCCTTCAACTGGCAGGAGATCACGCCGGCGATGGTCGCGGAGACCAACGTCGAACCGTTCGTGGTCTACGGCACGAACGACGCGTACGGCCTGATCGCCGAGGCCCGCGTCTACGTGCGGCCGGAAACGGCGCCGGGCGGCATCTCGATCCAGGGCGCGGAGACGTTCGAGCGGGCCGTCGACGTGGGGGAGCTTCCCCACCTGCCGGACAAGGTGGAGGTCTCCTACAACGACGGGTCCCGGGACAACCAGGCCATCGGTGTCGACTGGCAGTTCGACGAGGACGTCGTCGACACCCCCGGTCGCTACACCATCATCGGCAACCTGATCCTGCCCGACTACGTCAGCCAGGCCGGCGCCACACGGACCACGCTGACCCTCACCGTGGGCGACCCGCCGCAGACTCCGACGTGGGACGTCGAGGCGCAGGCGCGCACGCAGTGCGTCGGCACCCGCGCCTACGTCTCGGTCAACGCGCGCAACGCCGAGGACGTGCCGCTCACCATCGAGCTGATCACGCCGTACGGGTCGCGCACGGTGTCCGGCGTCGCCCCCGGCAAGTCCGCCTACCAGGCGTTCACCACCCGCGCCGAGTCGGTGCCGGCCGGAGTCGCGACGGTGAAGGCCACCGGCAGCGTGGACGGCCAGCCGGTGACGGTGGCATTCGAGGCGCCGTTCGGCGCGCTCGCCTGCGGCTGA
- a CDS encoding glycoside hydrolase family 127 protein, with translation MSGTAPTAAPVLPIRGRLRPLGLDQVRITGGFWAERQSINAAATLPHIEHWLERAGWIGNFDLAVQGDLSRERRGREFSDSEIYKFLEALAWEIGRTGDAELESRFRAIVRRVAAAQEADGYLNTRFGRPGQAPRWSDLEWGHELYCVGHLLQAAVARARTRPGADDGLVEVARRAADNVCDTFGPDGVDGLCGHPEIETALVEFARVTGDDRYLTQAALFVDRRGHGRLSDVEYGREYFQDERPVREATVLRGHAVRANYLAAGAADVAVELKDASLLDAVRTQWSNAVARRTYVTGGQGSRHQDEALGEDWVLPPDRAYSETCAGVGSVMLAWRLLLADGDPRYADLIERTLFNVVSTSPSADGRSFFYTNTLHRRELGTLPDADRPSLRAAASLRAPWFEVSCCPTNVARTLASLSAYVATSDDEGLQLHQYLPGTVGHRLADGRELGVSIATDYPHGGQVRVRIESDDDRPWSLSLRVPGWAGQGATLTVDGDTRPVGPGLVTENRTWRRGDEVVLSLPMAPRFTYPDARIDAVRGCVAVEHGPLVLALESVDVPGVETVDELRVDTSQPPRLVDGRVTVRCRRAHPNDHDWPYRTDAAESVPVVGEDLDEDLDEDLDEVALVEYHDWANRGPSTMRVWLPTER, from the coding sequence AGCGTCAGTCGATCAACGCCGCCGCGACGCTCCCGCACATCGAGCACTGGCTCGAGCGTGCGGGCTGGATCGGCAACTTCGACCTTGCCGTGCAGGGCGACCTGTCCCGCGAACGCCGTGGACGCGAGTTCTCCGACTCGGAGATCTACAAGTTCCTCGAGGCGCTGGCCTGGGAGATCGGCCGGACCGGCGATGCGGAGCTCGAGTCGAGGTTCCGCGCCATCGTGCGACGGGTGGCCGCGGCGCAGGAGGCCGACGGCTACCTCAACACCAGGTTCGGCCGCCCCGGGCAGGCGCCCCGGTGGTCCGACCTCGAATGGGGTCATGAGCTCTACTGCGTCGGTCATCTCCTCCAGGCCGCGGTCGCCCGCGCCCGTACGCGTCCCGGTGCGGACGACGGGCTGGTCGAGGTCGCCCGCCGTGCCGCCGACAACGTCTGCGACACCTTCGGTCCGGACGGCGTCGACGGGCTCTGCGGGCACCCGGAGATCGAGACCGCGCTTGTGGAGTTCGCCCGGGTCACCGGCGACGACCGCTACCTGACCCAGGCCGCTCTCTTCGTCGACCGGCGGGGTCACGGCCGGCTCAGCGATGTGGAATACGGCCGGGAGTACTTCCAGGACGAACGTCCCGTCCGGGAGGCGACCGTCCTGCGGGGGCACGCGGTACGCGCGAACTATCTCGCCGCCGGCGCCGCCGACGTCGCCGTCGAACTGAAGGACGCCAGCCTGCTGGACGCGGTACGTACCCAGTGGAGCAACGCGGTGGCCCGGCGCACGTACGTCACCGGCGGGCAGGGCTCCCGGCACCAGGACGAGGCGCTCGGCGAGGACTGGGTGCTGCCTCCGGACCGGGCCTACTCCGAGACCTGCGCCGGCGTCGGCTCGGTGATGCTGGCGTGGCGGCTGCTGCTCGCCGACGGCGACCCCCGGTACGCCGACCTCATCGAGCGGACGCTCTTCAACGTGGTGTCGACCTCTCCGTCGGCCGACGGGCGGAGCTTCTTCTACACCAACACGCTGCACCGCCGCGAGCTCGGCACCCTTCCCGACGCCGACCGGCCCAGCCTTCGCGCGGCGGCGTCGCTGCGGGCGCCCTGGTTCGAGGTCTCCTGCTGCCCGACCAACGTCGCCCGCACCCTGGCCAGCCTGTCGGCCTACGTCGCCACCTCCGACGACGAGGGTCTGCAACTTCACCAGTACCTGCCCGGTACCGTCGGGCACCGCCTGGCCGACGGCCGGGAGCTGGGCGTGAGCATCGCGACCGACTACCCGCACGGTGGGCAGGTCCGGGTGCGGATCGAGAGCGACGACGACCGTCCCTGGTCGCTGTCGTTGCGGGTGCCCGGCTGGGCGGGCCAGGGTGCGACGCTGACCGTCGATGGAGACACCCGTCCGGTCGGTCCCGGTCTCGTCACGGAGAACCGGACGTGGCGACGGGGCGACGAGGTCGTCCTGTCCCTGCCGATGGCGCCCCGGTTCACCTACCCGGACGCGCGCATCGACGCGGTCCGTGGCTGCGTCGCGGTGGAGCACGGCCCACTCGTGCTCGCCCTGGAGTCGGTGGACGTGCCCGGCGTCGAGACGGTCGACGAGCTTCGCGTCGACACCAGCCAACCGCCCCGCCTCGTCGACGGTCGCGTCACCGTTCGCTGCCGGCGCGCCCATCCGAACGACCACGACTGGCCCTACCGGACCGACGCGGCCGAGTCGGTGCCGGTCGTCGGCGAGGACCTCGACGAGGACCTCGACGAGGACCTCGACGAGGTGGCGCTGGTGGAGTACCACGACTGGGCCAACCGAGGGCCCTCGACCATGCGCGTCTGGCTACCGACAGAGCGCTGA